TCTTGACAGAGACTCAGTTTCCGAAGATAAAGAGAGAAGGGAGATTATGGTCAGGGCATTTGAGTCCGACTATTACCTCTGCAGCGCGAATGCCATCACAGAGAATGGAGAGATTCTTCTGCTGGATGGGAGCGGCAACAGGGCCGCTGCCGTGACGTTCGGTCCCGAGAAGGTGATTTTTGTTGCCGGAATAAATAAAGTCGTGAACGATCTGGATGCAGGCATCAAGAGAATCAGATCGATAGCACCGATGAATGCAAAAAGGCTGAACTTGCATACTCCCTGTGCAACAACCGGATTCTGTTCCGACTGCAGTTGCGAAGAAAGAATATGCGAAACGTACTCAATAATAATCGATTCGAGAAGAAGGCCGTGGCGCTACACGATCGTTCTGATAGGTGAAGAGCTTGGCCTGTAAGAAAACTCTCAGGATAAGAGTCTTTGGGCGTGTGCAGGGCGTTGGGTTCAGGTACTTTGCCCTTCACACCGCCAGGTCGTTTGGAGTAACGGGTTTTGTAAAGAACGAACCCGATGGAAGTGTAGAGGTCGTTTGTTCTGGATGTGATGAGGAGATCGAGGCTTTCGTTGAAAGAATAGATAGGGGTCCCTCCTATGCCAGCATTACAAAGACAGAGATTGAAGAGCTCCCCTTCAAGACGTTCATAAGCTTCGAAATTAGGTACTGAAGCTAAATTTCGCCCCATTCCGCCATGAACCTCTGCACAAATTCCACAACAAAACTGTATCGGTCCCCAGCCATTCTTCTTGCAGTTTCCGTCCAGAAAGTTTCAGGTCTTATCTTGAGAATCTTCTCGTGAAAATGATTTATTGAACTACTCGAATTGTTGCTATAAGAGCGCCACGGACCGAATTGGAGAGAGTGAAGAGGAGTCCCGACCTTTCCGGAATAGGAAAAGACTCTTGCTATAGCTACCGCCCCTATGGCGTCTAATCTGTCCGCATCCTGGAGGATCTTTCCCGTCACACTGGCAGGTGTTAAACCGCCGGAGTATCTGTGAGACCTGATTGCCTGCGAGACTTCCGAGATAAACGAAAAGTCGAATCCCATGGTCGGTAGAAGTCCTAAAGCATATTCCGCGCCGGATTCTGCATGATCGATGCCGGTTAGAGCTTCTTGAGGCCGCTTAATGTCATGGAGCAGTGCGGCGATGATTGCCTTGTTAAGGTCACACCTCTCCCGAAAAGCAATTTCGCTTACGTTCTCCACTACCCTTAAGGTGTGCGAAATATCATGAGCAGGGTCATCACAGTCTTCAAATGCTTTCACAACGATGTGGAGGATTTCTCTCAGGTGTGGAATGCAGTCCATAAGCTCTGTAAGATTCATATTTCTCTCCTAGAGTAAAAAAGAAAAGTTCAGATGCATAATGTAAAATAAGTATACAAGATGATTTGTATGAATAGGTGAAAGGAGGCACGAATATTGAATATCCTGGTTACAAACGATGATGGAATCATGTCGCCTGGAATTATTTTGCTTGCCGAAGCGCTTTCTGAAGAGCATGAAGTCCTTGTGGTTGCACCCGATGTCGAAAGAAGCGCGACTGGACACGCAATAACAATCAGAACTCCGCTGTGGGCCAAGGAAGTCAAAGTTGGTAATAAGAACATCGGCTATGCAATTAATGGTACTCCGGCTGATTGCGTTAAGCTCGGATTACTTGCGATTTCGGATAGGAAGATAGATCTTGTGATAAGCGGGGTGAACAAAGGGCAGAATATGGGAATAGATGTTCTTTATTCCGGAACAGTCTCAGGTGCTCTAGAAGGTGCGGTGACTGACACTCCATCGATTGCGGTTTCTAGTAGCGACTGGAGTAATCCCGAGTACGAAACTGCAGCCAGATTCATAGTTAATTTTCTCAGAATCTACGATGTCAGTAAGATGCCGGACTTTACTGCTCTCAATATTAATGTTCCTTCTATCAAGTATGAGGAACTGAAGGGTTGGAAAGTGACCAGACAGAGCAGAAGAAGATACAAGGATTATTTCGAGAAGAGAAAGGATCCTTATGGAAACAACTACTACTGGATATTCGGAGAGGTAGTTGAAGATGAATGTTCTACTGATTGTGATTTCAACGCAGTAAAATCAGACTTCGTATCGATCACCCCTCTCCATGCCATTATGACGGATAAAGAGTATTTTGAGGAACTGAAGGAGATTTCGGAAGGGTGGTCGGAATGAAAGTGATTTATATCGGAAACCCCATACTTCGAAATGTCTCCGAGAGTGTTGAAGTTTTCGATGATGATCTCAGAACGTTCGTGAAAGAGTTGAGCAAGACAATGTACGTTGAGGACGGCGTGGGTCTCGCGGCACCGCAAGTGGCTGTGTCCCGGAGGATTTTTGTTTACGACCCCGGAGACGGATTGAGGGTAGTAATTAATCCGGAGATTATTTCCAAGAGCGATGAGACAGTAAGGATGGAAGAGGGTTGCCTCAGCATACCCGGAATTTACGCCGATGTCGACAGGCCTTCCACGGTTCGAATACACTATCAGGATGAATATGGCCGGCACCACGAAGAGGATTTGACGGACTATCCTGCGAGAATTGTGCAGCACGAGAGCGATCATCTTGAAGGAATACTTTTCGTTGATTATCTTTCTACGGCAAAAAGAGCGGTGCTGAAACCGAAATTGAATCAGATAATTAAGGAAAGCATAAGATAAAATGAAGATCGTATTCATGGGAACTCCCGAATTTGCGGCTGCTCATCTCAAGGCGATTGTAGAATCGGGGAACAACGTGGCAGGAGTCTTTTCACAGCCTGACAGGCCTAAGGGGAGAGGGCGGAAAGTAGAACCCACTCCGGTGAAGACAGTCGCCACTAGCTACGGAATACCAGTATATCAGCCTGAAAAGATCAATTCTGATGAAGGGTTCGAAAGGCTTGCGGAGCTATCTCCAGATATAGTTGTTGTTGTGGCATTTGGAAAACTTCTTAAATCGGGCGTGATAAACCTGCCAACCATCGGCTGTTTCAATGTTCATGCTTCTCTTCTGCCCGAATATAGAGGCGCAGCACCGATTCAGCGCGCAATCGAAAATGGAGAGACAAAGACGGGCATAACGGTATTCAAGATTGATGAAGGAATGGATACTGGAGAAATCGCTATGAAGAGGGAGCTCGAGATCCATCCATCAGACAGTTTTGGTTCTCTATATTTGAAGCTGGCAGAACTTGGGAAAAAGACGTTGGTCCATTTTTTGGAGAGAGTCAAAGAGGGAAGACTGGAGCTCACTCCGCAAGATGGAATTCCTTCTTATGCTCCAAAGATTCAGCCTGCGGATCTAGTGATTACAGACTTATCAGATGCAGCGAAGGTTGTTAACAAGATAAGAGCGTATGATCCAAAGCCTGGAGTGAGAGTGAGTGTTGAAGGGAGTATGGCAAAGGTTTTCGGAGCCAGCCTGCTATGCGGAAATGAGAAAGTAGGTCAAGTCGGAGAAGTAGTCAAGATCGATGATAGAGGAATGATTGTAAGCTGCGGTGCCGAAAATGTTATTATATCCTTAGTACAGTTCCCGGGAAAGAAGCCTATGAGGCCGAAAGATGCTTTAAGCGGAAGGCTCATCGACGAAGGGATTATATTGGGGGGATAATAATGCCCAGGGTAATAAGACTTTTTCAAATAAGAAACGAGATTTCGGAGAACGATGCGGAAGAGATTGTAGCGAGACTCAAGCTGCTTGATGGAATAGTCAAAGCCCAGGCAGATGTAGCAAGCGGAGTGATTGAAGTTGAATACGAGAACGCCATTATCGACAGATATTTAATTCAGGAAGAGCTCTCCAAACTCGGTTTTGATATGCTTATATAAAGCATTCTCGCTATTTGCTTCTTGACAAAGGAATCCGGTCAAGTTATAATTTTTGACGTGTGAAGTTGCCGAGGTGGTGGAATTGGCAGACACGCATGGTTGAGGTCCATGTGGGCAGTTTAGCCTATGCGGGTTCAAGTCCCGCCCTCGGCACCACTAAACCGGGTTTGTAGCCCGGTTTTTTCTTTCGAGGTGCTTCTTGGGAGAGATTCTGCTAGGCAATGTTTT
This portion of the Mesotoga infera genome encodes:
- a CDS encoding peptide deformylase, with protein sequence MKVIYIGNPILRNVSESVEVFDDDLRTFVKELSKTMYVEDGVGLAAPQVAVSRRIFVYDPGDGLRVVINPEIISKSDETVRMEEGCLSIPGIYADVDRPSTVRIHYQDEYGRHHEEDLTDYPARIVQHESDHLEGILFVDYLSTAKRAVLKPKLNQIIKESIR
- a CDS encoding lactate utilization protein encodes the protein MRNSLRRWKNEKLAQKLIKVFESKSVRVIYLPDIEAVVEEVDKLIPDGATVSTGGSVTLQETGVIDLLRSGKFEFLDRDSVSEDKERREIMVRAFESDYYLCSANAITENGEILLLDGSGNRAAAVTFGPEKVIFVAGINKVVNDLDAGIKRIRSIAPMNAKRLNLHTPCATTGFCSDCSCEERICETYSIIIDSRRRPWRYTIVLIGEELGL
- a CDS encoding HD domain-containing protein is translated as MNLTELMDCIPHLREILHIVVKAFEDCDDPAHDISHTLRVVENVSEIAFRERCDLNKAIIAALLHDIKRPQEALTGIDHAESGAEYALGLLPTMGFDFSFISEVSQAIRSHRYSGGLTPASVTGKILQDADRLDAIGAVAIARVFSYSGKVGTPLHSLQFGPWRSYSNNSSSSINHFHEKILKIRPETFWTETARRMAGDRYSFVVEFVQRFMAEWGEI
- a CDS encoding acylphosphatase (catalyzes the hydrolysis of acylphosphate), whose protein sequence is MACKKTLRIRVFGRVQGVGFRYFALHTARSFGVTGFVKNEPDGSVEVVCSGCDEEIEAFVERIDRGPSYASITKTEIEELPFKTFISFEIRY
- the surE gene encoding 5'/3'-nucleotidase SurE, yielding MNILVTNDDGIMSPGIILLAEALSEEHEVLVVAPDVERSATGHAITIRTPLWAKEVKVGNKNIGYAINGTPADCVKLGLLAISDRKIDLVISGVNKGQNMGIDVLYSGTVSGALEGAVTDTPSIAVSSSDWSNPEYETAARFIVNFLRIYDVSKMPDFTALNINVPSIKYEELKGWKVTRQSRRRYKDYFEKRKDPYGNNYYWIFGEVVEDECSTDCDFNAVKSDFVSITPLHAIMTDKEYFEELKEISEGWSE
- a CDS encoding heavy-metal-associated domain-containing protein yields the protein MPRVIRLFQIRNEISENDAEEIVARLKLLDGIVKAQADVASGVIEVEYENAIIDRYLIQEELSKLGFDMLI
- a CDS encoding methionyl-tRNA formyltransferase, with the translated sequence MKIVFMGTPEFAAAHLKAIVESGNNVAGVFSQPDRPKGRGRKVEPTPVKTVATSYGIPVYQPEKINSDEGFERLAELSPDIVVVVAFGKLLKSGVINLPTIGCFNVHASLLPEYRGAAPIQRAIENGETKTGITVFKIDEGMDTGEIAMKRELEIHPSDSFGSLYLKLAELGKKTLVHFLERVKEGRLELTPQDGIPSYAPKIQPADLVITDLSDAAKVVNKIRAYDPKPGVRVSVEGSMAKVFGASLLCGNEKVGQVGEVVKIDDRGMIVSCGAENVIISLVQFPGKKPMRPKDALSGRLIDEGIILGG